The DNA sequence GCGGAGCCGCACCAGCACCAGCCAATCCCCAGTGCCTGCGTCATTAATACGCGCAAGCTCAGCAATGGATCTCATAGGCCACACGTGTAGGGAGGCGTAGTCCAGACTTGAGCCCCTCGGGAGGATTGTGTTCCGGGGCCTCCTCAGGCGGTACCTCTGGGAACAGGGGCTTGGACCGGTCAATGACGAACATCTCGTGTCCATGGTCATCACGGAGTTCCTCGAGCTGTGCGAAGGTGCAAGGCCCATCAGAATAGTCGTTGACAAATAGGGTGCCTTCCCCCGACGGCACAGGCACCTTTTTCCGCCGGCGTCGGCGTCTGCAGATCATAGCAGCCAACAACAGTGCTGTGAGCGCCAGCAGCGCTATGGCTGCTGTGATCGCTGTCTGCGTTGCTAGGCCCAGGGCTCGGAAGGCCATGCTACCTGCCTCATGCTGGGGTTCATGTCCCACAGGGCGTGTTGCCGGGGCTTGCAGGGCAGGTAGCAGCTGTGACTGCTGCCGAGATGCGTTGACCAGTAAATGGAAGGGCACTCGCGCTTTGCCACCTGCATTGGTGGCCTCGCATTCATACTTGCCTGCGTGAGCCAGTGTGATGTTGGTGAGGAAGAGCATGCCGCTGCCAGTGTCACGGGTGCCGTGCCCCCCTAGGCCTGGCACCCCACCTTCCAGCTGGGCCTGGGCTTGAGGCTTACCATCGCGAGGCTGGGGCACCTTTCTCCAGACCACCAGGGGCTGTGGGTAGCCTGATGCCTGACAGGCGACCTGCAGGTCCTCCCCCAGATTAGCTGTAAGCTCCGGGGGTTCCACGTTCACAGCGGGGGGAATGCAGATGAGGCTACCACCAGATACTTCTAACAGACTCTGTAGTGCCAGGCGTGGGGGCTCTGCACACatgatcttcttgtctctggAGCTCAGAAGCCGTCGGCCCCCCTCTTTGATCCAAGAGCCCAGCCAGTGAAGGGCACAATCACAACGCCATGGGTTCTCTGTGTAGGGCAGAATAGAGCCTAGGTAGATGGATCCTGCTAATCCAAACAGAAGCCCTTATCCACCTCTTACAGATGCCTATAGAGTTCTAGAACCTTTGTCACCTCTTCCCTCACTCCAAGTTCCTAGGATTGTTTGTGATGACAGCTCCTGAAAAAGCATCGGTTTCTCTGAAGTCCTGGCTTTGCAAGCCTCCCCATCCCCGCATATCCCAGCAGCACTGGAGCCCTGTTGTCACATGAGCTCTGTCCAGTTTTGCCTGGCTCCCCCTGATGACAAGTTAGAAGAGCCTCGAATCTCTACacacagagagttctaggacagccagtgcctcacagaaaaactctgtctcgaaaaccaaaacaaaaaagagcttCAATTCTGTTAAGTTATTCTGCAGAACTTGTACCTTGTTTCCTTAAATAGATGCATAAGCTGTAACTCCTAATAGCACTTCCTGGTAGTCCCTTACCAAGGCTGAGGGTTCTGGTGTGGCCCTGCAAAGTAATGCCCACTGGCTTCCATAGTGAAGCAAGACAGACGGGGAAATATATAGGGGCACAGGAAGGGAGGCAAGTCCCCATAGAATCTGGCTGAAGCCTCTCACCAAGTGACATCAACATTAACTTTTAAGATTGCCTTacttggccgggcagtggtggtgcacgcctttaatcccagcacttgggaggcagaggcaggcagatttctgagtttgaggccagcctggtctacagagtgagttccaggacagccagggctatacagagaaaccctgtcttgaaaaacaaaaaacagaccaAAAAAGATTGCCATACTTATACTCCTTTTACATTtagaagaatattaaaatagcAGTTAGCTATAGGAAAGGCCTTAGCATATATCTAATTCTCAAGAATGAGCTTGCTTTTTTTGTAGGTAATTTCTGGGGCAATCACAAGACTAAACCTTTGTTTACAGGCAACCCTTGTTACTTGGGAGTTTGCACTATCTTCTGTAGCCCTATCCGATGTGTAGGACCCACCCTATAAATGTCCACTGaagtttttctttgctttattttcaagacagggtttctctgtgtagccctggctgtcctggaactcaatttttatagaccaggctggcctcgaactctgcctctgtctcccaagagctgggactaaaggcctgtgctaccatgtctggctctcATAGGTTCTTTAATAGTCCTTTGAGGTGTAATTTCTGAAGCCATTAAACTCAGTATACATGGCTATCATAAAGGCACTTATTCTGTAAAACCCACAGCAATGCTCTTGGGTGTGTTTTCCTTCCACAGCACCTGTCTTAACCCTCATGTTTCAAAGCTATGTTTACATCCCTTTTAATAAATCCAAACTCTGTTACATCTTGGTTATTCTGGAATCATTTTCTGCAGTGAAGTAGAACCTGGCTCAGCCTGCGTCAGGGACTGTAAGAAATTAAGGGAACTCCCCAGGTTGATGTAGCCACAGTGTGGATCTGCCTCTGTTCCTACCACAGCTGACAATAGGAACCCACTGTGTACCtaagcctgcttctgcctgctggtACAGCTTTGGACTAGGAGACCCATACCAAAGAAGAGTTACCTGTGAGGCGTAGCACCTGTAGGCTGCTCAGAGGCTGCAGGGCCTCCTTGCTGATGGTGCCCAGTTGGTTCCTGCTGAGGTCCAGTAGGGCTAAGGAGGAAAGCCCAGCCAGGGCCTGGTCCTCCAGTAATTCAATGCTGTTTTCTTGAAGATGAAGTTCCTGTAGTCGCTAAAGAAGGGACAAGAAATCATCAGAGAAAAAGACTAGTCAAGGTTGACTCTCTCCCTCCTAACCTCTCCCACCAGCAGGACCGTTAAGGATGCCGCAGCAAGATACAGAAATTTTGGCGTTTGTCGCTTACCGGCAGGTGCAAGAAAGTGAAATCCAGCAGCTTTGCCAGCTGGTTTCCAGCCAGGTAAAGCACACGAAGCTGGACCAAGCCTACAAATGCGCCGCCACGCAATCCCCGAAGCCGGTTGCCGGTGAGCGCCAGTTCAAGCAGGCGGGGCTGTGCGCGGAAGGCGCCTGACTCCAGCGCACGCAGGGTATTGTTGTGCAGGTAGAGGTGGCGCAGGGCAGCGAGAGGTGCCAGGGCGCCTTGCTCCAGGTGCGCGATGCTGTTGTCTTGCAGGAACAGTGTCTGAAGATTGTGGGGACGAAAAGATTACTTCATTGTGGGGCATGTCCCAGTGACCTTCCATTACATCTCTTACATTCACACACTTGATTCCGACCGGCACTGTAGCCCACGACTCCGATCCAAGTCCCTCCAGTCCCACACAGTGCCCACCTGCGTTCCCGGAGGGATTCCCGGTGGGACCACGCGCAACCGTAGGGCGCCACACTCCACTGTGGCACTGTAGCAGCGGCAGGCGGCGGGACAGCCAGTGACGCGGGGTGGGAGTCCAGGCAGCAGCGGCAGCAACAATAACCCCAGCAGTAGTAGCAGCAGCGTGGGGGCCCCTAGGGCCATTTCCGAAGAGCCCCACCAGGAAGCTGTGGCTTCCCCAGGGAACAGACCCGGATAGGATGCGCCTCCTGAAACAGGTTCGCAGGCCAGTGCTAACATTATCCAGCCAGCGCTTGAGCAGGAATgtaatgccaggcatggtgggttATGCCCTTAACCTaaactggggaagctgaggcagccaGATtgttgtaagttcaaggccaggtctAAGCTATAAGCCAGACAGGTTGGCTGGACTACACTGAGACTTAGTACTcaggggccaggcagtggtggtgcagcctttaatcccagaattccctTGGGAGACAGACCTCTATGAGTTTGACTTCTACAGGGTGAAATTCAAGTGCAGTcaaggcaggctggagagatggctcagtggttaggagcactgagttcaaatcccagcaaccacatggtgactcacaaccacccgtaactaGATGTGactcccctcttctggagtgtctgaaaacagctaagtgtacttacatataataaataaatcttaaaaagaaaaaaaaatgaagttaaaaaaaaaaaaaaagaacagtcaaggctgcacagagagaccccgacttgaaaaaccaaacaaaaacaaaaaacctgaaaaaccaaaccaaaccaaaataaccaaaccaaaccaaaataaccaaaccaaaaataaaccagcactccagcctggtctacatggtgagttccaggttggtCAAGGCTACATATATAGTGatatctgtcttaaaaaaaaaaaaaaaaaagaaagaaagaaaaaaggaaaggggaaaaaaggccCCCTACCCATCTTTTACTCTTGGTAAAGCCTGTACAAAGGCTCCAAAATAGATACACAAGTAAAATAGCTATACAAGTAAAAGGACACTTGCCTGgccagcctggtgacctgagctgcatctacccaaaccacataaaggtggaagaaaagaagcaactcCATAAAGGTAGCCTCTGACTTGTCTGAGCATTCCCCACTCCcaacagatgtgcacacacacacacacacacacacacacacactattttttttgtaaaaaaggaaacaacaacaacaacaaaactcctgccccccaaaaaacaaaagcaaaagcaatctTTCCTTGATGGTCCTTACCTTGCCCTAGGCCTCTTCCTATGCCTATACTGAGAGCCTCCCGCTCTTCACTGGCACGTCAGTCCCATCACTGGCATGGCAGCCTTCATTGGGCTCTCCTTGGTTCTCAGATGCAACAGAACATAACTTGGGAACTGCCTGGGTAGCAAAGTCCAGGACAATTACCCAGGTATGGGCCAAGGGAGAGAGCTCCGGGCAGACAcactccctcagtct is a window from the Mus pahari chromosome 17, PAHARI_EIJ_v1.1, whole genome shotgun sequence genome containing:
- the Lrrc24 gene encoding leucine-rich repeat-containing protein 24 isoform X2; the protein is MALGAPTLLLLLLGLLLLPLLPGLPPRVTGCPAACRCYSATVECGALRLRVVPPGIPPGTQTLFLQDNSIAHLEQGALAPLAALRHLYLHNNTLRALESGAFRAQPRLLELALTGNRLRGLRGGAFVGLVQLRVLYLAGNQLAKLLDFTFLHLPRLQELHLQENSIELLEDQALAGLSSLALLDLSRNQLGTISKEALQPLSSLQVLRLTENPWRCDCALHWLGSWIKEGGRRLLSSRDKKIMCAEPPRLALQSLLEVSGGSLICIPPAVNVEPPELTANLGEDLQVACQASGYPQPLVVWRKVPQPRDGKPQAQAQLEGGVPGLGGHGTRDTGSGMLFLTNITLAHAGKYECEATNAGGKARVPFHLLVNASRQQSQLLPALQAPATRPVGHEPQHEAGSMAFRALGLATQTAITAAIALLALTALLLAAMICRRRRRRKKVPVPSGEGTLFVNDYSDGPCTFAQLEELRDDHGHEMFVIDRSKPLFPEVPPEEAPEHNPPEGLKSGLRLPTRVAYEIHC
- the Lrrc24 gene encoding leucine-rich repeat-containing protein 24 isoform X1; this translates as MSAVTCTPVTKNACAQRGAQGGWRCPRFWCCSASRCPYRGPLLATSNPYTSFASHGLACAGHVRQGGRRKARVGRCACAPTPTPPPLLQSCSRKHRGESLATGAGGASYPGLFPGEATASWWGSSEMALGAPTLLLLLLGLLLLPLLPGLPPRVTGCPAACRCYSATVECGALRLRVVPPGIPPGTQTLFLQDNSIAHLEQGALAPLAALRHLYLHNNTLRALESGAFRAQPRLLELALTGNRLRGLRGGAFVGLVQLRVLYLAGNQLAKLLDFTFLHLPRLQELHLQENSIELLEDQALAGLSSLALLDLSRNQLGTISKEALQPLSSLQVLRLTENPWRCDCALHWLGSWIKEGGRRLLSSRDKKIMCAEPPRLALQSLLEVSGGSLICIPPAVNVEPPELTANLGEDLQVACQASGYPQPLVVWRKVPQPRDGKPQAQAQLEGGVPGLGGHGTRDTGSGMLFLTNITLAHAGKYECEATNAGGKARVPFHLLVNASRQQSQLLPALQAPATRPVGHEPQHEAGSMAFRALGLATQTAITAAIALLALTALLLAAMICRRRRRRKKVPVPSGEGTLFVNDYSDGPCTFAQLEELRDDHGHEMFVIDRSKPLFPEVPPEEAPEHNPPEGLKSGLRLPTRVAYEIHC